Proteins encoded within one genomic window of Bradyrhizobium sp. CB1717:
- a CDS encoding ABC transporter permease, whose amino-acid sequence MKLRANLVIGGSLFALAIIVGLLAPWLAHTDPVMDANLMNAEEPPSWTWWFGTDGQGRDIYSRVLYGARVSLTVGIVSQLINSVIGVALGLSAGYFGGWWDDVVNALTNLMLAIPSLIFALAIMAVLGPGLTSLLIALGLTNWSFTCRLARASALSLRNQGYVQAATVLGYGDLRIMITQLLPNMLGPIVVIGTLGMGSAVLSEAALSFLGLGVRPPFPSWGSMLSEARDQITTAPWLSLFPGLAIFLTVLGLNLLGDGLRDILDPHSRSRRT is encoded by the coding sequence ATGAAGCTCCGCGCCAATCTCGTCATCGGCGGATCGTTGTTCGCGCTCGCGATCATCGTCGGCCTGCTCGCGCCCTGGCTGGCGCACACCGACCCCGTCATGGACGCCAATCTGATGAATGCGGAGGAGCCCCCGAGCTGGACCTGGTGGTTCGGCACCGACGGGCAGGGCCGCGACATCTATTCCCGCGTCCTCTACGGCGCACGTGTGTCGCTGACGGTCGGCATCGTCTCCCAGCTCATCAACAGCGTCATCGGCGTGGCGCTGGGGCTGAGCGCCGGCTATTTTGGCGGCTGGTGGGACGATGTCGTCAACGCCCTGACCAATCTGATGCTCGCGATCCCCTCGCTGATCTTCGCGCTCGCCATCATGGCGGTGCTCGGCCCGGGCCTGACAAGCCTGCTGATCGCACTCGGGCTGACCAACTGGTCCTTCACCTGCCGCCTCGCACGCGCCTCGGCGCTGTCGCTGCGGAACCAGGGCTATGTCCAGGCGGCGACCGTGCTCGGCTACGGCGATCTGCGCATCATGATCACGCAGCTGTTGCCGAACATGCTGGGACCCATCGTCGTCATCGGTACGCTGGGCATGGGCAGCGCGGTCCTCTCCGAAGCCGCATTGTCGTTCCTCGGTCTCGGCGTCCGTCCGCCCTTTCCGAGCTGGGGCAGCATGCTCTCGGAGGCCCGCGACCAGATCACCACCGCGCCGTGGCTCTCGCTGTTTCCGGGCCTTGCCATCTTCCTGACGGTGCTCGGCCTCAATTTGCTCGGCGATGGCCTGCGCGACATTCTCGATCCTCACTCGCGGAGCCGGCGGACATGA
- a CDS encoding ABC transporter permease, producing the protein MLAFLIRRLLQTIPTVLAVVLLVFVLFSVVPGSIVSTMSDDSDPQVELRMKKQLGLDQPVYARFGAYVARLATGDLGASFRTREPVTTMIAKRAWPTLQLIFASMAFAVLLGVPLGFVAALRPGSLVDTVSMVLAVSGLSLAKFWLGLLLMYLFALKLGWLPSFGYGDGGLKYLILPAVTLGVSPMALLARTTRAAVLEIMTADFVRTARSKGMSETRVVKWHVMRNALVLILTTMGLQFGALMGQAVVVEKLFSWPGIGSLLVDSVLQRDIPAVQGSILVVVLFFLAINLLIDVLYGVIDPRIRYA; encoded by the coding sequence ATGCTCGCGTTTCTGATCCGTCGCCTCCTGCAGACCATTCCGACCGTGCTCGCGGTGGTGCTGCTGGTCTTCGTGCTGTTCAGCGTCGTTCCCGGCAGCATCGTCTCGACCATGAGCGACGACAGCGATCCGCAGGTCGAGCTGCGCATGAAGAAGCAGCTCGGCCTCGACCAGCCCGTCTATGCGCGTTTCGGCGCCTATGTCGCGAGGCTCGCGACCGGTGATCTCGGGGCATCGTTCCGGACGCGCGAGCCGGTGACGACCATGATCGCCAAGCGGGCATGGCCGACCCTGCAACTGATCTTCGCATCCATGGCCTTTGCGGTTCTGCTTGGCGTGCCGCTCGGCTTCGTCGCGGCTTTGAGGCCAGGCAGCCTCGTCGACACCGTCTCGATGGTTCTGGCGGTGTCCGGCCTGTCACTGGCCAAATTCTGGCTCGGACTGCTTTTGATGTACCTGTTCGCGCTGAAGCTCGGCTGGCTGCCGAGTTTCGGCTATGGCGATGGTGGCCTCAAATATCTGATCCTGCCGGCCGTGACGCTCGGCGTGTCGCCGATGGCGCTGCTGGCCCGAACGACCCGCGCGGCGGTGCTGGAAATCATGACCGCCGACTTCGTCCGCACGGCGCGCTCGAAGGGCATGAGCGAGACCCGCGTCGTGAAGTGGCACGTCATGCGCAACGCGCTCGTCCTCATTCTCACGACCATGGGCCTGCAGTTCGGCGCGCTGATGGGGCAGGCGGTCGTCGTCGAGAAACTGTTCTCCTGGCCGGGCATCGGCTCGCTGCTCGTGGACAGCGTCCTGCAGCGCGACATTCCCGCCGTCCAGGGCTCCATTCTCGTGGTGGTGCTGTTCTTTCTCGCGATCAATCTGCTGATCGACGTGCTCTACGGCGTGATCGATCCCAGGATCAGATACGCATGA